A genome region from Nocardia sp. NBC_00565 includes the following:
- a CDS encoding GtrA family protein, translating into MTVLELPRTAVLPTSSLYTPWAGPYPVLRITTAVRFAQLMQYLRGDRALAQLIRFALVGGSSNVAYVLLFFAMHGVGPLVANIAGSIVSTVIANELHRQLTFHAAGRVGWFTAQWEGGGLALVGLGVTTAALAALEVWTPGMGDAFQATAILAITAAVGGMRFLALRGLVF; encoded by the coding sequence ATGACCGTGCTGGAACTACCGCGGACGGCGGTACTGCCGACAAGCAGCTTGTACACGCCGTGGGCGGGTCCGTACCCGGTCCTGCGGATTACCACGGCTGTTCGGTTCGCGCAGCTCATGCAGTACCTGCGCGGCGATCGGGCGCTGGCCCAGCTGATCCGCTTCGCGCTGGTCGGCGGCTCCAGCAACGTTGCCTACGTCCTGCTGTTCTTCGCAATGCACGGCGTCGGTCCCCTGGTCGCCAATATCGCGGGCTCGATCGTGAGCACCGTGATCGCCAATGAGCTGCACCGTCAGCTCACCTTCCACGCGGCTGGCCGGGTCGGCTGGTTCACCGCACAGTGGGAGGGCGGCGGGCTCGCGCTGGTCGGCCTCGGCGTCACCACTGCCGCGCTGGCCGCACTCGAGGTGTGGACCCCTGGCATGGGCGACGCGTTCCAGGCCACGGCCATCCTCGCCATCACCGCCGCGGTCGGCGGCATGCGCTTCCTCGCTCTTCGGGGCCTTGTCTTCTGA
- the coaD gene encoding pantetheine-phosphate adenylyltransferase yields the protein MAGALCPGSFDPVTNGHIDVFNRAAAQFDEVVVTVSINPKKQGMFSVEERMEMLREATAHLPNVRVESWQGLLVDFAKQEGINAIVKGLRDATDFGYELQMAQMNKKLSGVETFFIATNPAFGFLSSSLVKEVAAYGGDVTDMLPPAVHKRLLDRLAERKG from the coding sequence ATGGCAGGAGCGTTGTGCCCGGGCTCGTTCGACCCGGTGACCAATGGACACATCGACGTTTTCAACCGGGCGGCCGCCCAGTTCGACGAGGTCGTGGTGACGGTCTCGATCAACCCGAAGAAGCAGGGCATGTTCAGCGTCGAGGAGCGCATGGAGATGCTGCGCGAGGCCACCGCACATCTGCCCAATGTGCGGGTGGAGTCGTGGCAGGGCCTGCTCGTCGACTTCGCAAAGCAGGAGGGCATCAACGCGATCGTCAAGGGTCTGCGTGATGCCACCGATTTCGGCTACGAACTGCAGATGGCCCAGATGAACAAGAAGCTCTCCGGCGTGGAGACTTTCTTCATCGCGACCAACCCGGCCTTCGGCTTCCTGTCCAGCTCCTTGGTCAAGGAGGTCGCGGCCTACGGCGGCGATGTCACCGACATGCTCCCGCCCGCCGTCCACAAGCGCCTGCTCGACCGCCTCGCCGAGCGCAAGGGGTAG
- the rsmD gene encoding 16S rRNA (guanine(966)-N(2))-methyltransferase RsmD: protein MTRIVAGTAGGRRLRVPPAGTRPTSDRVREALFSALDARIDFDGLRVLDLYAGSGALGLEALSRGAAHALLIESDRKAALIVRGNIADLGLPGAELRVGAVAGVLAGGGAGKYDLVFSDPPYDVDTAAVTADLRALAEHGWLAPDALIGVERSIRSPEIAWPAGYVPAKSRKYGETRIELAEFAPE from the coding sequence ATGACCCGTATCGTCGCGGGCACCGCGGGCGGGCGGCGGCTACGGGTCCCGCCCGCGGGCACCCGGCCCACCTCCGATCGGGTGCGCGAGGCGCTGTTCAGCGCGCTCGACGCGCGGATCGATTTCGACGGCCTCCGGGTGCTCGATCTCTATGCCGGATCCGGCGCGCTCGGCCTGGAGGCGCTCTCGCGCGGTGCGGCCCACGCGCTGCTCATCGAATCCGATCGCAAGGCCGCCCTGATCGTGCGCGGCAATATCGCCGATCTCGGGCTGCCCGGCGCCGAACTCCGCGTCGGGGCCGTCGCCGGCGTCCTGGCCGGGGGTGGTGCGGGAAAGTACGACCTCGTCTTCTCCGATCCGCCCTATGACGTCGACACCGCGGCCGTCACCGCCGATCTGCGCGCGCTCGCCGAGCACGGCTGGCTCGCGCCCGACGCGCTCATTGGGGTGGAACGCTCCATCCGCTCACCCGAGATCGCCTGGCCCGCAGGCTATGTCCCGGCGAAGTCGCGCAAATACGGTGAAACCCGCATCGAACTAGCCGAATTCGCGCCGGAGTAA